One Bradyrhizobium sp. CCGB12 genomic window carries:
- a CDS encoding DUF3108 domain-containing protein, which produces MLAPRLESFVPISSLVSPRRRSAGQLAFAALCGLVVAWGADPVAAQGKLEAQYEASLAGIPVGRGAWNIDIQDDVFAAAASGGTTGILKSFTGGSGTGASQGRIVNGALVATGYRATTTTSKKTEEIHITLDKGNVKEFGIVPEPPVDPDRIVVTDAHRRGVWDPMTASLLRVPGTGDPVSPDACHSSAPVFDGRMRYDLKLDFKRMETVKAEKGYRGPVVVCSLYFVPVAGYIPDRPVIKYLAAQRNIEIAFAPVAGTRILVPFWLKVPTPLGPAMLEATSFITSAQPPRVAKTQ; this is translated from the coding sequence ATGTTGGCGCCCCGATTGGAAAGCTTCGTGCCCATCTCGTCCCTCGTTTCGCCCCGGCGGCGCTCTGCCGGCCAGCTGGCCTTCGCGGCCCTGTGCGGGCTCGTCGTGGCGTGGGGCGCGGATCCCGTGGCGGCGCAGGGCAAGCTCGAGGCGCAATATGAGGCCTCGCTCGCGGGCATTCCCGTCGGCCGCGGCGCCTGGAACATCGACATCCAGGACGACGTGTTCGCGGCCGCGGCCTCCGGCGGCACCACGGGCATCCTCAAGTCGTTCACGGGCGGGTCCGGCACCGGCGCGAGCCAGGGGCGCATCGTCAACGGCGCGCTGGTTGCGACCGGCTACCGGGCCACCACCACCACCTCGAAGAAGACCGAAGAGATCCACATCACCCTCGACAAGGGCAATGTGAAGGAGTTCGGCATCGTGCCGGAGCCGCCGGTCGATCCCGATCGCATCGTCGTCACTGACGCGCATCGCCGCGGCGTCTGGGACCCCATGACGGCCTCGCTGCTGCGCGTGCCAGGCACCGGCGACCCCGTGTCGCCCGACGCCTGCCACAGCTCGGCGCCGGTGTTCGACGGCCGCATGCGCTACGACCTCAAGCTCGATTTCAAGCGCATGGAGACCGTCAAGGCCGAGAAGGGCTATCGCGGCCCGGTCGTGGTCTGCTCGCTCTATTTCGTCCCCGTCGCCGGCTACATCCCCGATCGCCCCGTGATCAAATACCTCGCCGCCCAGCGCAACATCGAGATCGCCTTCGCGCCTGTTGCGGGCACCCGCATCCTGGTCCCGTTCTGGCTGAAAGTGCCGACGCCCTTGGGGCCGGCCATGCTGGAAGCGACCAGCTTCATCACCTCCGCCCAGCCGCCAAGGGTGGCGAAGACGCAGTAG